The following proteins are encoded in a genomic region of Rhinoraja longicauda isolate Sanriku21f chromosome 28, sRhiLon1.1, whole genome shotgun sequence:
- the c28h6orf120 gene encoding UPF0669 protein C6orf120 homolog, translated as MAVVWWVIPLVLLCWLVPGGLTVSELVPKDWVLLHVVQGQVGAGNYSYLRLNHDGQIMLRMESPLGDADLYISDTTLHPSFDEYELQSSTCGLDVLAVPAKFRRPVGIAIYGYPSHLQTEFEMRVYLDEVLRETPFPVLYYPGDEDTTDKIPPKMTASEETEESVLWTILIGILKLVLEILF; from the coding sequence ATGGCGGTGGTGTGGTGGGTGATTCCTCTCGTGCTCCTGTGCTGGCTGGTCCCGGGTGGACTCACGGTTAGCGAGCTGGTGCCCAAAGACTGGGTGCTGCTGCACGTGGTCCAGGGGCAAGTGGGTGCCGGCAACTACAGCTACCTGCGCCTCAACCACGACGGGCAGATCATGCTGAGGATGGAGAGCCCGCTGGGCGACGCTGACCTGTACATCTCCGACACCACGCTCCACCCCAGCTTCGACGAGTACGAGCTGCAGTCGTCCACCTGCGGCCTGGACGTTCTGGCGGTGCCCGCCAAGTTCCGCAGGCCCGTGGGCATCGCCATCTACGGCTACCCCTCACACCTACAGACAGAGTTTGAGATGAGGGTGTACCTGGACGAAGTGCTGAGAGAAACCCCCTTTCCCGTGCTCTACTACCCCGGAGACGAGGACACCACCGACAAGATTCCCCCGAAAATGACGGCGAGCGAGGAGACGGAAGAGTCGGTGCTGTGGACCATATTG